One part of the Sulfolobus tengchongensis genome encodes these proteins:
- the cobA gene encoding uroporphyrinogen-III C-methyltransferase, with the protein MGKVVLVGAGPGDPELITLKGIKYLQGADVIIYDKLVPRELINYAKPSCIVRYLISDDMEIDLLRKYASEYKLVVRLKNGDPYVFGRGGNICYELSKDGIECEIVPGVSSVNSVPAYSGIPLTFSGISDMITVVSGVTQGGKLFDFQKIPDYGTLVVLMGSKRMEEISKGLMIRRDPSEEVAIIERGTYPDQKVHITSLKELHKFNLTSPSMLVVGKVVRLRELLWKLS; encoded by the coding sequence ATAGGTAAAGTGGTATTAGTAGGAGCTGGTCCGGGTGATCCAGAGCTAATAACGTTAAAGGGGATCAAATATTTGCAAGGTGCTGATGTTATAATATATGATAAGCTAGTACCTAGGGAGTTAATTAATTACGCTAAACCATCATGCATTGTGAGATATCTCATAAGTGATGATATGGAGATTGATCTACTAAGGAAATACGCGTCAGAATATAAACTGGTAGTTAGGCTAAAAAACGGAGATCCTTATGTTTTTGGTCGAGGAGGCAACATTTGTTACGAGTTATCTAAGGATGGCATAGAATGTGAAATAGTACCGGGCGTTTCGTCTGTTAACTCAGTTCCAGCTTACTCTGGTATACCGCTAACCTTCAGCGGAATTTCGGATATGATAACAGTTGTAAGTGGAGTTACACAAGGAGGAAAACTCTTTGATTTTCAAAAAATTCCAGATTATGGGACGTTAGTAGTTTTAATGGGCAGTAAAAGAATGGAAGAGATAAGCAAAGGATTGATGATTAGGAGAGACCCCTCAGAGGAAGTTGCAATAATAGAGAGGGGTACATATCCAGATCAAAAGGTTCACATAACTAGCTTAAAGGAATTACACAAATTTAATCTGACTTCCCCTTCAATGCTAGTCGTAGGAAAGGTGGTTAGGTTAAGAGAGTTATTATGGAAATTATCCTAA
- a CDS encoding nitrite/sulfite reductase has protein sequence MWSPLQKRGEVGIPIEPIFRTDPKDYSEEEKAKLKVKGLKEDSIGIYTSFRDLSHDDLEKEVSLIAKSFGIYLEFNRDKMKLTNVKDWIYMIRVPIPGGGPIRPNQWRILDDISNKYTISDAYTGYPLPSLKLTTRQAVQFHHVKKKDLVNVIREIAQSGFLTLNGCGDNVRNTIACPLSKYYIFDSNSLAIKIANYFRLPTELFIQVFEIPVTENIPSEKSFEYADNLLPRKFKIGIAGVVRTTDGKYVIDNCVEIRANDIGVVPIIEEDKVVGYQIYVGGSMGENNSYPTFSAFGLPLGTVGSEDELIKVLDSLVKIQQEWGDRRNRHWARFKYVVYKMGLNWLRERVKEYSGISLGKVREVDLGWRDLHLGWIELGSKWAYGIFVENGRLIDGKNGKIKSMIRYIVDNFDNVRLYITPNQHLLITEIEEEQKEQIEKILREFNYGVRDGKPYTRLRVNSTACVGFPTCKLSFTDSERFLPKLIDELERRGWSDIPVSIGISGCVAQCSRPATHPISWVGSGYELYMLKIGGGKDSLGEPLIDWEENVIYLYQVPANRLVDVTEALFELYEKNKNLGESAEYVFRKLGNKKIIEWLKSNEKTKDLMKPHKFDKKIEGYREYHELLSKRLEEVA, from the coding sequence TAGAAAAAGAAGTATCATTAATAGCTAAAAGTTTCGGTATATATTTAGAATTTAATAGAGATAAAATGAAATTAACCAACGTTAAAGATTGGATCTACATGATTAGAGTTCCAATTCCTGGAGGTGGGCCAATAAGACCGAATCAATGGAGAATATTAGACGACATTTCTAATAAGTACACAATCTCAGATGCTTATACTGGTTATCCTTTGCCCTCTCTAAAACTGACTACTAGGCAGGCAGTTCAATTTCATCATGTAAAGAAGAAGGATCTAGTTAACGTTATTAGGGAAATAGCTCAATCTGGTTTTTTGACTCTTAATGGGTGTGGAGATAACGTAAGGAACACGATAGCGTGCCCACTCTCTAAGTACTACATATTCGATTCCAACAGCTTAGCGATAAAAATAGCTAATTACTTTAGGTTGCCCACAGAACTTTTCATTCAAGTTTTTGAAATTCCAGTAACTGAAAATATACCAAGTGAGAAGTCTTTTGAATATGCTGATAATTTGCTACCTAGGAAGTTTAAAATAGGAATAGCAGGTGTAGTAAGAACTACTGATGGGAAGTATGTTATTGATAATTGTGTTGAGATACGCGCAAATGATATAGGTGTAGTTCCAATAATAGAGGAAGACAAGGTAGTAGGCTACCAAATATACGTTGGTGGATCAATGGGTGAGAATAATTCCTACCCTACGTTTTCAGCCTTTGGACTCCCGCTTGGAACTGTGGGCAGTGAAGATGAGTTAATTAAGGTATTAGATTCTCTAGTTAAAATACAACAAGAATGGGGAGATAGGAGAAATAGACATTGGGCTAGATTTAAATACGTAGTTTATAAGATGGGGTTGAATTGGCTTAGGGAAAGAGTAAAAGAATACTCTGGGATCTCATTGGGGAAAGTAAGGGAAGTTGATCTAGGATGGAGAGATCTACACTTAGGATGGATAGAATTAGGTAGTAAATGGGCTTATGGAATTTTTGTTGAAAACGGGAGATTAATTGATGGTAAGAACGGTAAGATAAAGAGCATGATAAGGTACATAGTCGACAACTTCGATAATGTGAGGCTATATATAACTCCAAATCAACATTTACTGATCACTGAAATAGAAGAAGAACAAAAGGAGCAAATAGAGAAGATATTAAGGGAGTTTAACTATGGAGTCAGGGATGGTAAACCGTACACTAGGTTAAGAGTTAATTCCACAGCGTGTGTAGGTTTTCCAACATGTAAGTTGTCATTTACGGATTCTGAAAGATTTCTACCGAAATTAATTGATGAACTTGAAAGAAGGGGATGGAGTGATATTCCAGTATCAATAGGTATCTCTGGATGCGTTGCACAGTGCTCGAGGCCAGCTACTCATCCAATAAGTTGGGTGGGTAGTGGATATGAACTTTACATGTTAAAGATTGGTGGAGGTAAGGATTCTCTAGGAGAGCCATTGATAGATTGGGAAGAGAACGTCATTTATCTCTATCAAGTACCCGCAAACAGATTAGTAGATGTGACTGAAGCGTTATTTGAGTTGTATGAGAAAAATAAGAATTTGGGCGAAAGTGCAGAATATGTATTTAGGAAACTTGGAAATAAGAAAATAATTGAGTGGTTAAAGAGTAACGAGAAAACCAAAGATCTAATGAAGCCACATAAGTTCGATAAGAAAATAGAGGGATATAGGGAATATCATGAATTGTTAAGTAAACGATTAGAGGAGGTGGCTTAG